In Populus trichocarpa isolate Nisqually-1 chromosome 7, P.trichocarpa_v4.1, whole genome shotgun sequence, the following proteins share a genomic window:
- the LOC7462573 gene encoding uncharacterized protein LOC7462573 isoform X2 translates to MEDCNQKYSCRTAKETLEWINAILNFIKPYAFLTNAHVTNFFTHKLWQSIDPVWLHCLRNEPVQNLLLIPCGIIQEHWPASLKEFVLDLKSLAFPREQAHLNKLFPGVNVVSLNTVLAQGMNFKKKHEVEVLSAVVSSVANSVGAQTIVDVGAGQGYLAQVLSFQYQHSVVAIDACSHHGTVTEKRAERIKKHYAAQMRKHYPGIGIPNVPKTITCHVMSIDMLKALTSMSPHIDNVKRPELIGQVADDKTSLVLAGLHACGDLSVTMLKTFLECKDVKAVVSIGCCYNLLSEGCLDIAGSQCGFPVSCGVKSAGISLGKSSRDLACQSAERWRSLEQDAGLHNFELHAFRAAFQMVLCKYYPEIIKSSPSIGRQGKALRRQQQRRILQSSINCDESKHSSMPETISHMQELYLNPHMSESKTDDYSGSALHSHELSCNGGARYNETAAASKYLLFEKFTQSGLSRLGLKSLQETHFHEIWKEAEPFAVWGL, encoded by the exons atggaggactGCAACCAAAAGTACAGTTGCAGAACAGCAAAAGAAACCCTAGAATGGATAAACGCAATCCTCAATTTCATTAAACCCTACGCTTTCTTAACCAACGCACATGTTACCAATTTCTTCACCCACAAGTTATGGCAATCCATTGATCCTGTCTGGCTCCATTGCTTGCGTAACGAACCTGTCCAAAATCTCCTCCTAATTCCTTGTGGTATAATCCAg GAGCATTGGCCTGCTTCGCTGAAggaatttgttttagatttgaaGTCTCTCGCGTTTCCTCGCGAGCAAGCGCATTTAAACAag CTATTCCCGGGAGTGAATGTGGTTTCGCTTAATACTGTACTTGCACAAGgcatgaatttcaagaaaaaacatgaa gtGGAAGTTCTTTCTGCGGTTGTTAGTTCTGTTGCGAATAGTGTGGGAGCTCAAACAATAGTTGATGTTGGTGCTGGCCAg GGTTATCTTGCCCAAGTTCTTTCCTTCCAGTACCAGCATTCTGTAGTTGCTATCGATGCCTGTTCTCATCATGGAACTGTCACGGAGAAACGTGCAGAACGGATCAAGAAGCATTATGCAGCTCAAATGCGAAAACATTA TCCAGGAATTGGGATTCCAAATGTGCCGAAGACAATTACATGCCATGTCATGTCCATTGACATGTTGAAAGCATTGACTAGCATGTCACCACATATTGATAATGTTAAGCGGCCAGAATTGATTGGGCAAGTTGCAGATGATAAGACTTCATTGGTACTTGCTGGGTTACATGCATGTGGCGATCTTTCAGTAACTATGCTGAA GACCTTTTTAGAGTGCAAAGATGTTAAAGCAGTTGTTAGCATTGGATGCTGTTATAACCTGCTTTCTGAAGGATGTCTTGACATAGCTGGTTCACAATGTGGTTTTCCTGTGAGTTGTGGTGTTAAATCTGCTGGTATATCACTTGGGAAAAGTTCACGTGATCTTGCTTGTCAG AGTGCAGAGAGATGGAGGAGTCTCGAACAAGATGCAGGTCTTCATAATTTTGAGTTGCATGCTTTCCGTGCTGCTTTTCAGATG GTTCTTTGTAAATATTATCctgaaatcataaaatcaagtcCCTCAATTGGCCGTCAAGGGAAGGCGCTGCGACGCCAACAGCAAAGGAGGATCCTGCAGTCTTCAATTAATTGTGATGAAAGTAAACATTCATCAATGCCTGAGACAATTTCTCATATGCAAGAACTCTACCTAAATCCACACATGTCAGAATCTAAAACAG ATGACTATTCAGGCTCAGCACTGCATTCTCATGAATTATCCTGCAATGGAGGTGCCAGATACAATGAAACTGCAGCTGCAAGCAAATATTTGCTATTCGAGAAATTTACTCAGTCTGGATTATCTCGCCTAGGTCTCAAATCTTTGCAGGAGACACATTTCCATGAAATATGGAAGGAAGCTGAGCCATTTGCTGTATG GGGCTTATAG
- the LOC7462573 gene encoding uncharacterized protein LOC7462573 isoform X1 gives MEDCNQKYSCRTAKETLEWINAILNFIKPYAFLTNAHVTNFFTHKLWQSIDPVWLHCLRNEPVQNLLLIPCGIIQEHWPASLKEFVLDLKSLAFPREQAHLNKLFPGVNVVSLNTVLAQGMNFKKKHEVEVLSAVVSSVANSVGAQTIVDVGAGQGYLAQVLSFQYQHSVVAIDACSHHGTVTEKRAERIKKHYAAQMRKHYPGIGIPNVPKTITCHVMSIDMLKALTSMSPHIDNVKRPELIGQVADDKTSLVLAGLHACGDLSVTMLKTFLECKDVKAVVSIGCCYNLLSEGCLDIAGSQCGFPVSCGVKSAGISLGKSSRDLACQSAERWRSLEQDAGLHNFELHAFRAAFQMVLCKYYPEIIKSSPSIGRQGKALRRQQQRRILQSSINCDESKHSSMPETISHMQELYLNPHMSESKTDDYSGSALHSHELSCNGGARYNETAAASKYLLFEKFTQSGLSRLGLKSLQETHFHEIWKEAEPFAGLIGPYWSLRAALGPLLETLLLLDRLLFLQEQGSSLEAIMLPIFDPALSPRNVAIIAKRI, from the exons atggaggactGCAACCAAAAGTACAGTTGCAGAACAGCAAAAGAAACCCTAGAATGGATAAACGCAATCCTCAATTTCATTAAACCCTACGCTTTCTTAACCAACGCACATGTTACCAATTTCTTCACCCACAAGTTATGGCAATCCATTGATCCTGTCTGGCTCCATTGCTTGCGTAACGAACCTGTCCAAAATCTCCTCCTAATTCCTTGTGGTATAATCCAg GAGCATTGGCCTGCTTCGCTGAAggaatttgttttagatttgaaGTCTCTCGCGTTTCCTCGCGAGCAAGCGCATTTAAACAag CTATTCCCGGGAGTGAATGTGGTTTCGCTTAATACTGTACTTGCACAAGgcatgaatttcaagaaaaaacatgaa gtGGAAGTTCTTTCTGCGGTTGTTAGTTCTGTTGCGAATAGTGTGGGAGCTCAAACAATAGTTGATGTTGGTGCTGGCCAg GGTTATCTTGCCCAAGTTCTTTCCTTCCAGTACCAGCATTCTGTAGTTGCTATCGATGCCTGTTCTCATCATGGAACTGTCACGGAGAAACGTGCAGAACGGATCAAGAAGCATTATGCAGCTCAAATGCGAAAACATTA TCCAGGAATTGGGATTCCAAATGTGCCGAAGACAATTACATGCCATGTCATGTCCATTGACATGTTGAAAGCATTGACTAGCATGTCACCACATATTGATAATGTTAAGCGGCCAGAATTGATTGGGCAAGTTGCAGATGATAAGACTTCATTGGTACTTGCTGGGTTACATGCATGTGGCGATCTTTCAGTAACTATGCTGAA GACCTTTTTAGAGTGCAAAGATGTTAAAGCAGTTGTTAGCATTGGATGCTGTTATAACCTGCTTTCTGAAGGATGTCTTGACATAGCTGGTTCACAATGTGGTTTTCCTGTGAGTTGTGGTGTTAAATCTGCTGGTATATCACTTGGGAAAAGTTCACGTGATCTTGCTTGTCAG AGTGCAGAGAGATGGAGGAGTCTCGAACAAGATGCAGGTCTTCATAATTTTGAGTTGCATGCTTTCCGTGCTGCTTTTCAGATG GTTCTTTGTAAATATTATCctgaaatcataaaatcaagtcCCTCAATTGGCCGTCAAGGGAAGGCGCTGCGACGCCAACAGCAAAGGAGGATCCTGCAGTCTTCAATTAATTGTGATGAAAGTAAACATTCATCAATGCCTGAGACAATTTCTCATATGCAAGAACTCTACCTAAATCCACACATGTCAGAATCTAAAACAG ATGACTATTCAGGCTCAGCACTGCATTCTCATGAATTATCCTGCAATGGAGGTGCCAGATACAATGAAACTGCAGCTGCAAGCAAATATTTGCTATTCGAGAAATTTACTCAGTCTGGATTATCTCGCCTAGGTCTCAAATCTTTGCAGGAGACACATTTCCATGAAATATGGAAGGAAGCTGAGCCATTTGCT GGGCTTATAGGACCATATTGGTCGCTGCGAGCTGCTTTAGGACCTCTTTTGGAAACTCTTCTTCTGCTTGATAGATTATTGTTCCTCCAAGAGCAAGGCAGTTCTCTGGAAGCAATCATGTTACCTATCTTTGATCCTGCATTATCCCCAAGGAATGTGGCCATAATTGCCAAAAGAATTTGA
- the LOC7483078 gene encoding NAC domain-containing protein 21/22 isoform X1, protein MSNISFVEAKLPPGFRFHPRDEELVCDYLMKKASHCDSLLMIEVDLNKCEPWDIPDLVETACVGGKEWYFYSQRDRKYATGLRTNRATASGYWKATGKDRHILRKGTLVGMRKTLVFYQGRAPKGKKTDWVMHEFRLEGPLGQPKTSSEKEDWVLCRVFYKNTREVVAKPSIRSCYDDTGSSSLPALMDSYITFDQTQPNLDEHEQVPCFSIFSQIQTNQNFPYITQMEVPNLPTKGTGPFGQVPMNITTHSDAFSCDTKVLKAVLNHFNMMESNANIKGSPSLGEGSSESYLSDVGMPNLWNHY, encoded by the exons ATGAGCAACATAAGCTTTGTGGAGGCAAAACTGCCACCAGGGTTTAGGTTCCATCCAAGAGATGAAGAGCTTGTATGTGATTACTTGATGAAGAAGGCTTCTCACTGCGACTCCCTTCTCATGATAGAGGTCGACCTCAACAAGTGTGAGCCTTGGGATATTCCTG ATTTGGTAGAAACGGCATGCGTGGGAGGCAAGGAATGGTACTTTTACAGCCAAAGAGATCGTAAATATGCAACTGGACTAAGAACTAATCGAGCAACAGCATCTGGATATTGGAAGGCCACCGGGAAGGACAGACATATCCTACGTAAGGGAACCCTTGTTGGCATGAGAAAGACCTTGGTGTTCTACCAAGGTAGGGCAcctaaagggaaaaaaaccgattGGGTCATGCATGAGTTTCGGCTTGAAGGGCCACTTGGTCAGCCCAAAACTTCTTCAGAGAAG GAAGATTGGGTCTTATGTCGAGTGTTCTATAAAAACACCAGAGAAGTTGTGGCCAAACCTAGCATAAGAAGCTGCTATGATGACACAGGCTCTTCATCTTTGCCTGCATTAATGGATTCATACATCACTTTTGACCAAACTCAACCCAATTTAGATGAGCACGAGCAAGTGCCCTGCTTCTCCATTTTCTCCCAAATCCAAACCAACCAAAATTTCCCTTACATAACTCAAATGGAAGTACCAAATTTACCCACAAAGGGTACAGGCCCATTTGGGCAAGTACCTATGAATATTACCACTCATTCAGACGCTTTTTCTTGTGACACAAAGGTACTAAAAGCTGTTTTGAATCACTTCAACATGATGGAAAGCAATGCCAACATTAAAGGGTCACCAAGCTTAGGAGAAGGTAGTTCAGAAAGCTACTTATCTGATGTGGGCATGCCCAACTTATGGAATCATTATTGA
- the LOC7483078 gene encoding NAC domain-containing protein 21/22 isoform X2: MSNISFVEAKLPPGFRFHPRDEELVCDYLMKKASHCDSLLMIEVDLNKCEPWDIPETACVGGKEWYFYSQRDRKYATGLRTNRATASGYWKATGKDRHILRKGTLVGMRKTLVFYQGRAPKGKKTDWVMHEFRLEGPLGQPKTSSEKEDWVLCRVFYKNTREVVAKPSIRSCYDDTGSSSLPALMDSYITFDQTQPNLDEHEQVPCFSIFSQIQTNQNFPYITQMEVPNLPTKGTGPFGQVPMNITTHSDAFSCDTKVLKAVLNHFNMMESNANIKGSPSLGEGSSESYLSDVGMPNLWNHY, from the exons ATGAGCAACATAAGCTTTGTGGAGGCAAAACTGCCACCAGGGTTTAGGTTCCATCCAAGAGATGAAGAGCTTGTATGTGATTACTTGATGAAGAAGGCTTCTCACTGCGACTCCCTTCTCATGATAGAGGTCGACCTCAACAAGTGTGAGCCTTGGGATATTCCTG AAACGGCATGCGTGGGAGGCAAGGAATGGTACTTTTACAGCCAAAGAGATCGTAAATATGCAACTGGACTAAGAACTAATCGAGCAACAGCATCTGGATATTGGAAGGCCACCGGGAAGGACAGACATATCCTACGTAAGGGAACCCTTGTTGGCATGAGAAAGACCTTGGTGTTCTACCAAGGTAGGGCAcctaaagggaaaaaaaccgattGGGTCATGCATGAGTTTCGGCTTGAAGGGCCACTTGGTCAGCCCAAAACTTCTTCAGAGAAG GAAGATTGGGTCTTATGTCGAGTGTTCTATAAAAACACCAGAGAAGTTGTGGCCAAACCTAGCATAAGAAGCTGCTATGATGACACAGGCTCTTCATCTTTGCCTGCATTAATGGATTCATACATCACTTTTGACCAAACTCAACCCAATTTAGATGAGCACGAGCAAGTGCCCTGCTTCTCCATTTTCTCCCAAATCCAAACCAACCAAAATTTCCCTTACATAACTCAAATGGAAGTACCAAATTTACCCACAAAGGGTACAGGCCCATTTGGGCAAGTACCTATGAATATTACCACTCATTCAGACGCTTTTTCTTGTGACACAAAGGTACTAAAAGCTGTTTTGAATCACTTCAACATGATGGAAAGCAATGCCAACATTAAAGGGTCACCAAGCTTAGGAGAAGGTAGTTCAGAAAGCTACTTATCTGATGTGGGCATGCCCAACTTATGGAATCATTATTGA
- the LOC7462572 gene encoding KRR1 small subunit processome component translates to MEADGAENTDISNTKKPKHKGKHDKPKPWDEDPNIDRWKIEKFDPSWNQGGMVDVSSFSTLFPKYREKYLTDAWPMVKSALKEFGIDCELNKNEGSMTVKTTIKTRDPYIIVKARDLIKLLSRSVPAPQAIKILNDDMSCDIIKIGNMIRNKERFVKRRQNLVGPNSSTLKALELLTGCYILVQGNTVAAMGSFKGLKQVRRIVEDCIQNKMHPVYHIKILMMKKELEKDPALKNENWDRFLPKYKKKTVKQKKVKSKKKKQDTPFPPPQQPSMEDIQLETGEYFLSDKKKQAKKWHEKQEKQLEKTAENKRKRDAAFVPPKELVKEDPSTYADNNKDVAAMAMSLKKKAKEFGKQKSFENVNPEDYIATSGEQPRKKKSKRD, encoded by the exons ATGGAGGCAGACGGAGCAGAAAACACAGATATATCAAACACAAAGAAACCAAAACACAAAGGAAAACATGATAAGCCAAAACCATGGGATGAAGACCCTAATATTGACCGTTGgaagattgaaaaatttgacCCGTCTTGGAATCAAGGTGGAATGGTCGATGTCAGCTCTTTCTCCACTCTTTTCCCTAAATATCGCG AGAAGTACTTGACGGACGCATGGCCGATGGTGAAATCTGCGTTAAAAGAGTTTGGCATTGATTGCGAACTTAAtaag AATGAGGGGTCAATGACGGTTAAAACTACGATAAAGACCAGGGATCCTTATATTATTGTTAAAGCTAGGGATCTTATTAAGCTTTTGTCGAGAAGTGTCCCTGCTCCTCAG gcTATCAAAATTTTGAATGACGATATGAGTTGTGACATCATCAAGATCGGCAACATGATTCGTAATAAG GAACGATTTGttaaaagaagacaaaaccTTGTGGGCCCGAATTCATCAACCTTGAAG GCACTAGAATTATTGACAGGCTGCTATATTCTAGTTCAG GGAAACACTGTTGCTGCTATGGGCTCATTTAAAGGTTTAAAACAAGTCAGGAGAATTGTTGAAGActgcatacaaaataaaatgcatcCCGTATACCATATAAAG ATTCTTATGATGAAGAAAGAACTCGAAAAAGATCCTGCTCTTAAAAATGAGAACTGGGACAGGTTCCTTCCTAAATATAAGAA GAAGACCGTGAAACAAAAGAAGGTTAAGagtaaaaagaagaaacaagacaCACCATTCCCTCCTCCTCAACAACCTAGCATG GAAGATATACAACTGGAGACAGGAGAATACTTTTTAAGTGACAAGAAGAAACAAGCAAAGAAGTGGCATGAAAAACAAGAGAAGCAATTAGAAAAAACAgctgaaaacaaaagaaaaagagatgccGCCTTTGTTCCTCCCAAG GAACTCGTAAAGGAGGATCCTAGCACATATGCAGATAATAACAAAGATGTGGCTGCCATGGCCATGTCACTAAAG AAAAAGGCAAAGGAGTTTGGGAAGCAGAAGTCTTTTGAGAATGTCAATCCAGAAGATTATATTGCCACATCTGGAGAACAACCCcgaaaaaagaaatccaagcgGGATTAG